The Candidatus Nitrosocaldus cavascurensis genome segment CTCTCCCTCTATCCTTGCATCTAGAAGATCGTTCATCCTGTTGAAGCATCTTAGCAGTGTGCTCTTGCCACAGCCAGATGGTCCTATTATTGCAGTTATGGTATTCCTTACAATCTTTATATTAACATCCTTTATAGCATACTTGCTATCATATAATACGCCTACTTCTCTACCTTCTAACACAATCTTACCATTCATACCATCACCATCATCATCTGCTCTTACTACTGTTACCTCTTTACTTCCTTGCATATCTACTTTCTCTACATAAGAATAGTCTTTACTTAGTAGGCTCCATAAACGCATATCCGTACTACCCTTACTGCACTAAAATAATTTACCTATACGAATTATATTGAATTATTTACCCCTATATACATTACAGAACAGATAGTAATCTAAGTGGGATCGGTTTATAATCTAATGCAAGACATTAGCACCCATGAACAGGAATATAGCAATAGCAGCAGTTATAGCAGCAGTAGCAGTAGGTGTTGTTGTTGGAGTTATAGGTACTGTTGGGATAGGCACTAAAACAGGTACTGCTCCTACTACACCCGCAGGTACATCTACACCAGCAGAAGCACCAGTACAGGTACCAACACAGACACCAGTAACCAGGCTTAGTGGTTCCATAGTTATAGATGGTTCAAGTACTGTATACCCCATAACCGAGGCTATAGCAGAGGAGTTCAGTAAGAAGAACCCAGATGTGAAGGTTACCGTTGGCATATCTGGCACTGGAGGAGGATTCAAGAGGTTCACCCTAGGAGAGACCGATATAAATGACTCATCAAGACCTATAACAGATAAGGAGAGGGCTGCAGCGAAGGAGAACAATATAAGATGGGTTGAGATACCAATTGCACTTGAAGGTCTAAGCATAGTTGTGCATAGAGATAACAACCTCTTCCCTAACGATTGTATAAGCATAGAGGAGTTGAGGGAGATATGGAAGCCTGATAGCACAATAAAGAAGTGGAGTGATCTAAACCCAGCATATCCAGCACAGGAGATAAGGCTTTATGGTGCTGGTCCAGACTCTGGTACATTCGATTACTTTACTGAGCATGTTGTAGGCAAGGCTAGAGCATCTAGAACAGACTACATACCAAGCGAGGATGATAATGTTCTAGTACAGGGTGTAAGTACAGATAGATATTCCCTAGGATACATACCATTGGCATATGCTGAGCATGCGCAGGATAGGCTGAAGATACTGAAGGTATCAAAGGAGAAGAATGGCGAGTGCATATTCCCTGATGGTAAGAGCATAATACAGGGCACGTATCCATTATCAAGACCATTGTTCATACACGTTAACTATGATAAGATACAGAGTAGGCAGGAGTTGAAGGAGTTCGTGCTCTTCTATCTAAGCAATGCAAAGAGTGCTGCAGAGAAGGTAGGCTATATACCGTTGAGTGATACATACTATAAGGATGCTATCAGGCTTATCAATGAAGGCAGGTATACTCCAGATGATGATAAGACATTTGTGAGCATATATAAAGAAGGCCTATAGTAGCATGGATAGGGATGGGTAAGGCTAATGAGCAGATGAAGAAAGGGGATAGGGACTCTAGACCTCTTTTTTTAGGAAAGAACAGCAGTAATCTAATAGATGTTATGGTAAAATATTTGTTACTATCAGCGGCTTTGTTTACAATTATTGCAATAATAATAATAGTGTACTCTCTAGCATCTGAATCGTTAAGCTTCTTCCTTCACATCCCTGCACATGAGTTCTTCTTTGGTACACGTTGGGCAGCATTCTTCGATGACAAGTCATTTGGTGTGCTACCATTGCTGGCAGGTACAATGCTCACAACAGCAATAGCACTCTCACTTGCCATACCAGTTGGGATAGGCTCAGCCATATTCCTAAGCGAGTATGCAGCACCATCACTAAGGCGTGTAGTGAAGCCCATACTTGAGATGCTTGCTGGGATTCCAACTGTTGTATATGGGTATTTTGCATTATACTTCATAACACCAAACCTACAGTACTTCATACCAGATCTCTACACGTACAATGCATTGGCAGCAGGTATTGCAATGGGTATCATGATAATACCAACTATAGCATCTCTAAGCGAGGATGCGTTCTATGCTGTGCCTCAGAGCCTAAAGGCTGCTGGTTACGCTCTAGGCGCAAGGAAGAGCACAGTGGTTATGAGGATAGTCATACCTTACACACTATCAGCAATAGTAGCAATAATAATACTTGGGATGGGTAGAGCCATAGGTGAGACGATGATAGTAACGATAGCAGCAGGACTCAAGCCAACACTAACTCTGAACCCATTCGAGAGCGTTATGACGATGACATCTGCAATAGCACAGGCAGCAACTGGAGATGCGCCTAGAGGAACTGTAGAGTATACATCACTCTTTGCCATTGCACTCTATCTCTTCGCAATAGTTGCAATACTCAACCTTATCTCAAGTTACATAAAGAGGAGGTGGGAGATAAGGGTATGAATGTAGGGAAGAAGTATAAGGATAATGGTAGTAGTAGTAGTAGAGATGTGCAGATGATTGAATTGGAAGGGAGTGTTGAGAAGGGTAGGATAAGAAGGAAGAGCAGATATGCAATCATATCAGAGTATGGGCTTCAAACCTATCTGCTTATATCAGTATGCGTAAGCGTGATGGTACTTACAGTTCTGCTTGTTAATGTAGTGTTGAATGGTGTAGAGAGGCTAAGCCCTAACCTGCTCTTCAACTATGCATCAAGCAATGTTGATGAGGCAGGTATGAGGGCAGCCATACTTGGCTCGCTATACACGGTAGCACTTGCCATAGCTATAGCACTACCACTAGGAATAGCAACTGGTCTGTACCTAAATGAGTATGGAGGAGGCAATCTAGTTAGCAAGATAGTATATGCAACGCTAACCAACCTTGCTGGTGTACCATCTGTTATCTTTGGGCTAGTTGCTCTAAGCTTCCTATCCTACACTCTAGGTTTAGGTAGGTCCATAATAGTTGGCTCTATAGCATTGGCATTCTTGGTGCTACCTCTGATAACCGTAACTACCATAGAGAGCGCTAGGATGGTCCCATCAACACATAGGCTTGCTGCATATGCCTTGGGTGCAAGGAAGTATCAGGTTGTATTCAAGGTTGTCTTGCCCCAGATAATTCCTACAGCATTAACAAGCTCCATACTAGCCTTATCGAGGGCAATGGGTGAGGCTGCCCCTATACTTGTTATAAGCGGGTTGATCTTTGTACGTAGAGATCCCCTGTCTATATTCGATGAGTTCACAGTTATGCCACTCCAGATATACAACTGGGTGAGCAGACCACAGCAAGCATTCATAGAGTTATCTGCAGCTGGTATAATCATACTACTCCTCATACTCTTAACACTCAATTTCATTGCAATATATTTAAGGAATAGACTCCAGAGTAGGGTTGTGGAATAGATCGGATGATGAGGTTCTAGGTAAAACGTAAATACTCTTCAGGCATATAATACAATGGTAGTAGGGAGGGTCGGGGTGCTAGCCGTGCCCCATACCCGAAACCGGCTATATGCGGGGACCAGTAACCGTTGGGTAAATCCATGGGGTATGGATACCCGCTTACCCTGCTGGTATGAACCCACGCCACGATGGGTGGTCATAGATGGGCTCCCTGTCCGAAGGGATAGGGGCACCATCTTATCACCGAACCGGGTGAGGTCCGGGAGGGAGCAACCCTAAGGTGAGATGGCCACGCTGTCGTGTCTACGTGGGGGATCTGGCTGGGTCTGAGATGGGGTCCATGCTCTATGGTGGAACCAACGGGGCTACTACCATCTCTCTTATGCACTTATTATTAGTATGGCTTATACACATTACATTTTTATATCTTCAATATGTGATAATGTTATGAGTATTGACGAGAAGAGTGAGAAATTAAGTCTAAGCGATCATCTAGCAAGGCTATCGGAACCAGCAAGGAACATGCTCATGGATATAAGGGATTACGTACTCTCCTTGCCAAGTGTTATAGAGGAGATTAGGCCTCACAGGATAGTCTATTCTAAGGGGTTCAACATGAGGATATTCATGGATATAGAGCCTGCTATGAACATGTTAGCAGTGAATATAAAGACGGAGTCTAGGGCACCACCATCAAGGATACTCCTACGTTCCATAAACCAATTGCAGGATCTTTACGGTATGATAAGGAAGGCTTACGAACATGCATGAATCACTCATTTTTATTTATGAAATTAAATATAGATAAACCATAATATATTGGGATCTATACACAAGATTGCTTAACAAACCATACAACACTTACATACATACTATACACCTCCTGCTTGAGGTTTACTTACTTACTTGCTACTAGCTTGATTGTTTTTACTTAACATCAGCCTCTGTATGGACTACATGTAGATTCTCATCTATCATGTTTTATGCCTAATGATAGTAGAAATAACTAATTATTGCAGGTTATCTCTTTATACTATTTCTACTCGTTGATGGGTTGGTTCATTGCTACATGACTTACTGCTTAACTATTCCATATATGGTACATTTTCTTACCATACACTTTAGTATAGTATCTCAAATGAATTGAACTCACCCCTATACTCCTCATACATAACATCAACATCATCTACCCTTGCACCACTAGGTCCTATATGGCACCACTCTATCACTTGGTGCACAGCATCCTCATCTCCCTCTAACACAGCCTCAACTCTACCATCCTTCAGGTTCCTGACCCAGCCATGTACATTGTACTTCCTAGCAACATTACGCATATTCTGCCTAAAGTACACCCCCTGCACCTTCCCTTTTACGTACACATGCGCCCTTATCTTCTTTAGACTCAAACCAGTTTATAGTAATGGTAAAATTATATATAAATTGCTAAGTATACCTTCATACTCGTTGCTGTCCTCCTACTTAATAAAATAAAATAATAAAACAATTAATTTTATAGCATATCGCCGCCTTCTTCTAGGAAGAGGTGCTCTATGGTAGTTGGCTTCCTTACAAGCACTAGCCTACCATCACTCATCTTCATCAGTATAGGAGGTTTGGTCTGGCAGTGGAAGGGCATGTTGAAGACTATGGAGTATGCACCAACGTTGTAGAATACAATGTACCTGTTCTTCTTGGCACCATTAAGCCTTGATGCTTTTGAGATTGGGAAGATATCGTAGGTATCGCATAACCTGCCTACCAGATGTGTTCTTACAGGTGTGTAACTCTCATTGTGATTGCTGTTGTTACCATTGCAACTCCTTGCATCATACTTGCTGTGATAATTGCTACTGTTACCGTTACTATTGTTGCTGTAATCACTGTTACTGCTACTGTTACTGCTACTGTTGTCATCCTTGCTTGGGAACACTTCTTGCGGATATTCCTGTTTGAGGAGTGCAGCATCAAGCAGTATATGGTAGCCAGAATCAACGATGAGGAACCTATCGTTTGTGTACTCCTTTGTATTCACTATCCTAGATACAAGGATTGTCGACTCTGCTGTTAAATACCTCCCGCTCTCTATAACAAGTGTGAAGTTGTTGTTATGGTTCTCTGCTATCCTATTCAATTTATCAACTATGCTTGATGCCATCTCTGCTGGTGTTGGTACATACTCTCCATAGCTTACAGGTGTGCCTCCACCTATGTCTATTGTGTTGAATGTGAAGTTAGGGTATATCTTCTTCATGTTTGTTATGAATGCATCTAGCCTATCCAGTGCATGTGTAAAGCATGTATAGTCAGTTATCTGTGAGCCTAGATGGAAGTGGAAGCCCTCAAATTCAAGCATGTTATCCTGCATGATCCTCTTTATCATGTTGGTTGCACTATCTCTAGCATTTGTGTTGAATGGTACGCCAAACTTACCATGCCTATAGGATGCCTTGACCTCAGCCTTCACAGCAATCTCTGGGTTTATCCTTATCATTGTCCTTGGTCTAATGCCAAGTCTACTGGCAGCACTAATCAGGTTAAGCAGGCCATTGTAGGAACTCACAACAACTCTTCCAACCCCAGCCTTCAGTACCTGCAGATACTCATCCTCCTCCTCAGCAACACTAGTGTATATTACAGCACTTGCATCCCCTCCACACCTTGTATAGAAGTAAAGCTCGCCTAGAGAGGTTAGGTCAAACATTATAGCATCCTTTATGAAGGCTCTTATCACAGATGGGTTGAAGTTGGCCTTAACAGAGTATGCTATCTGCCTCTTACCCTTGAAGCCCTTGTAAGCATCAAGAAGCTCCCTAACCTTCCTGTGCAGTGTCTCTTCATCTATTATGTAGAGAGGAGTGCCGAACTTCTCTATCGCTTCATACAACTCATCATCGCTCATGAATCTGTTTAGGTTCAGGTTTATCTCCTGCACCAATTGCAACTTGCTCTTATGCTCCCCCAACTCTTTGTTAGTATACTCCAACTCTATTTATTTAAAAACATTTCTTTAATCTTCATCTCATGACTAATATTTTTAACATTAGCATAGCACAGCATAGCGCTCATGCTCCACGCTTCACCCTTCCTCTCCCAGTCTTCCTTGGTGCTATATGCCCTACCTTCCTGCCTGGGGGTGCATTCCTTGCTACTGAGGTCTGCTTCCCAGGATGCTGATGCCTTCCTCCACCATGTGGATGGAATGGTGCTGCCATTGCCACACCTCTAACTATAGGCCACTTCTTGCTCCTTGCCCTCATAGCATACCATTTCGCTCCAGCCTTAAGGAATGGCTTCTCTAACCTCCCTCCTCCTGCTATGCTTCCTATCACTCCTCTACACTTTGCATCTAAGGTTATGAACTTGCCAGATGGCATCCTTAGCGTTACAGTACTGCCAGAGTGCGAGAATACTATTGCTGAAGAACCAGCGCTCCTTACAAGTTTACCTCCATCACCAACATTCCTCTCTACAAGGCATACAGTTGTACCATCTGGTATCTCACCAAGGCTATTAACTGTAAGGGGTTGAGGCTGAGAGTTGAAGCGTATCTTTGCACCAACATGCATACCTTGAAGGGCAGGGATGTAGCAATATCTCCCATCATCAAGCCTTATCCTTGCTAGTGGTGCTGCTCTCCCAGTCTCATGCACTATATCAACAACCTCACCAACATGCTCCTCCCCATCTGTATATAATGGATAGCCTACTGGGGCTATCTTGCCTATGCTATTTGCTTGGAACTGCTTCCCTCCCTTACCTCTCCTCTGTACAAGTATTCTCTTGCCCATACCCTCCTTCCTCCATCTCGCTCTATCCTACCATCTTACTCATGCTATATGTATGTTTTCATGCTGCCATCATAAAGTATAAAGATATAAGGAGATGGGTAGATAAGTAATAGCATGAGTCAGAAGGTATTCACTCTGAAGGTGCTGGAGGCTTACACTAGGGATGTGGGGAGAAGGGTTGCAAGGATAGATTATGAGTCTATGGATTCACTTGGTGCATCAACTGGTGATATAGTTGAGATAAAGGGGAAGAGGAGGACAGTTGCAAAGTGCCTTCCCTTGTACCCTTCAGATGAGGGTAAGGGTATAATAAGGATAGATGGACTTGTAAGGAACAATGCAGGTGTTGCCATAGGTGATACTGTAATAGTTAGGAAGATAAAGGCATCACCAGCAGAGAAGGTCATAGTTGCTCCATTGGAGGCTATACCACCAATAGATGAGCGCTACCTTGCTGATGCTCTTGAGAGCATGCCATTGGTCAAGGGAGATAACGTGATGGTGCCATACTTTGGTGGAAGGTTAACCTTCCAGGTGGTTGCTGTGAACCCTGCAAATGTTGAGGCAGTTATAGTTACACAGAAGACCGTATTCCATATAGCAGAGAAGGGAGAGACGATAAGAGGAGTTCCAAAGGTAACCTATGAGGATATTGGAGGGTTAAAGGAGGAGATACAGAAGGTTAGGGAGATGATAGAACTGCCCTTAAGACATCCAGAGATATTTGAGAAGTTGGGTATAGAGGCACCAAAGGGTATACTGCTCTACGGTCCACCAGGCACTGGTAAGACATTGCTTGCAAAGGCTGTTGCAAATGAGAGTAATGCACACTTCATAAGCATCTCAGGTCCTGAGATAATGAGCAAGTTCTATGGTGAGTCTGAGGCAAGGTTGAGAGAGATATTCAAGGAGGCAAGGGAGAAGGCTCCCAGCATAATATTCATAGATGAGATAGACTCCATTGCTCCAAAGAGAGAAGAGGTTACTGGAGAGGTTGAGAGAAGAGTAGTTAGTCAGTTACTCTCACTCATGGATGGGTTAGAGTCTAGAGGTAAGGTTATAGTCATAGCAGCAACCAACAGGCCTAATGCAATAGACCCAGCGCTTAGAAGACCAGGGAGGTTTGATAGAGAGATAGAGATAAGGGTTCCAGACAAGAGGGCAAGGCTTGAGATACTACAGATACACACAAGGAACATGCCACTTGCACCAGATGTTAACCTTGAGAAGATATCAAACATGACCCATGGCTTTGTAGGTGCAGATCTAGAGTATCTATGCAAGGAAGCAGCGATGAAGTGCTTGAGGAGGGTGCTACCAGAACTCAACCTTGAAGAGGAGAAGATACCCCCAGAGGTTCTCAACAAGCTTATAGTTACCATGGATGACTTCATGGAAGCGTTGAAGGAGGTTACTCCATCAGCCATGAGGGAAGTGTACATAGAGACGCCAGATGTGAAGTGGAGCGATATTGGAGGCCTTGAGGATGTGAAGAGGCAACTTCAGGAGGCTATAGAGTGGCCTCTCAAGTACCCAGATCTATACAAGAAGTTAGGGCACAACATGCCCAAGGGTATACTGCTACATGGTCCATCTGGTACTGGCAAGACCATGCTTGCAAAGGCAGTTGCTACTGAGAGCGAGGCTAACTTCATAAGTGTTAGAGGTCCAGAACTGCTCAGCAAGTGGGTTGGTGAGAGTGAGAGAGGTGTTAGAGAAGTCTTCAGGAGGGCAAGGCAGGCTGCTCCATGTGTGATCTTCTTCGATGAGATAGACTCATTGGCACCAATAAGGGGTATGGGAGGGGATAGCATGGTTACTGAGAGAGTTGTGAGTCAGTTACTTACTGAGATGGATGGGATACAATCATTGCAGGGTGTTGTGGTACTTGCAGCAACCAACAGGATAGATATGATTGATCCAGCACTCCTAAGACCAGGGAGGTTTGATAAGTTGGTGTATGTACCTATGCCAGACAAATATGCAAGACAGAAGATACTAGAGATACATGTGAAGAACAAGCCACTTGCACCAGATGTTAACCTTGAGAAGATAGCAGAGATGACAGAAGACTTTAGCGGTGCTGATGTTGCAGCAGTTGCCAATACAGCAGTATCACTTGTACTCCACGAGTACCTTGCAAAGTATCCAAACCCTGAGGAGGCAGCAAAGCATGTTGAAGAGGCTTACATACACCAGAGGCACTTCGAGGAGGCTGTTAAGAAGGTCAGGCAGCAGAAGGAGGGCAAGCCAGGAGAGAAGGTCACAGTCCCCTATTATAGATAGAGAGGAGAGGATGCAAACTTACATATTTTATTGATGTACAATACCTATCAGTATATATGCTGATTAGGATATTGTATGTGATGAATGATTTTAATACTCCTGCTACGGGTTATGGATCATGTATAAGGGCAATGCATACAAACTTCTAGAATCGTATGATGTGAAGGTAGGGGATAGGATAGTAGTTAAGACTAGAGATAATGAGTATAGGGGCATACTCATGCCTAGATATGAACTTGCTGATGACATGCATCTGGTCATAAAGTTGAGGAGTGGCTACAATATAGGGGTAAGCATAGATGAGATAGTTAGCATAACGCTTGAAAGTACAAGGGAGGAAGAGGAAGAAGGAGCAGTGATTGTAGGAAGAGGAGAGGTAGATGGAGGAGGAGAGGAAGAAGAGGAGAGGAAGAGGAGAGATCATAGAGCAGTGTCATTAGAGCATGGGTATGTGTATGAGCATAGTACAAGGATAAGGTTGGCTATGATAAGCACTGGAGGTACAATAGCAAGCAGGATAGACTACAGGACTGGAGGGGTAAAGGCAGCACTTACAGCAGAGGAACTATACAGTATAGTCCCAGAGTTGTCAAGCATAGCACTGATAGATGCAGAAGTGCTCATGCAGGAGTATAGCGAGAACCTTACACCAATGCACTGGAGTATCATGGCAGAGAGGGTAGGGGAGAAGATGGAGCAAGGGTACGATGGGGTTGTAATAGCACATGGTACGGATACCATGCACTACACATCATCAGCACTTAGTTTTGCACTCCAGAATCTGCCAGTACCAGTGGTTCTTGTAGGGGCACAGAGATCATCTGATAGACCATCATCAGATGCAGCAACAAACCTCATAGGCGCTTCCCTCTTTGCTGCAAATGCAGATACATCTGGTGTGTTTGTTGCAATGCATAATGGAAGGAGTGATGATAAGATAGCAATACATATGGGCACAAGGGTTAGGAAGAACCATACAAGCAGCAGGGATGCGTTCAAGTCTATAGATGCAGAGCCTATAGCACTGGTTGATGTTGATAGCAGGAGGATAGAGATGCTTGCATCCAACATCAGAGGTAGGGATAAAGGTAGAAGGCCAGTAGTTAAGGCTAGGTTCGATGAGCGTGTAGCATTGATAAAGTTCTATCCAGGCTTCGATCCAAGCATAATAGAGCATCTGATAAGCAAGGGCTACAGGGGTTTGGTTATTGAGGGTACAGGGTTAGGACATGTAAGCAAGAGGTGCTTCAATGCTATAAGGGATGCTACAGCCTCAATGCTTGTATGTATGACATCACAGTGTATATGGGGTAGGTTGAGGATGACGGTGTATGATACTGGTAGAGATCTGTTGAGTATGGGAGTAGTTCCATTGGATATGCTACCTGAGACAGCACTAACAAAGGTTATGTGGGTACTAGCAAACTCTAGCAGCATGGATGAAGCAAGATCTATGCTGTTAAGCAATATAGCAATGGAGTTCAAGTAAGGATTAAATTTATAGATGGAGAGAGTTGCACTGTGCCCAATCCATCTACAGCACGATCCCTAGATATACTTGACCCATATTCTATAGGTCTCAAGGTTGGATTTGAGATACACCAGCAGTTAGCAACTAAGAGCAAGCTCTTCTGCTCATGTAGAGCAAGTATTGAGGAAGGTGATGAGGGTTACGATGTTGAGTTCTTTAGGAGGCTAAGACCTACACATAGCGAGTTGGGTCAGTACGATCCAGCAGCGCTTTTTGAGTTCAAGAAGGGTAAGGTGATGAGGTATCTAGCAAGGAAGGGTACATCATGCTTGGTTGAGATGGATGAGGAGCCTCCACATGATCTTAACAGGGAAGCATTAGAGACTGCTCTTATAATATCACTTGCACTTAACGCAGATGTTGTTGATGAAGTGCATGTTATGCGTAAGATAGTAATAGATGGCTCTAATACCACAGGGTTCCAGAGAACTATGCTTATTGCAATTGGAGGTTCCCTTAAGGTTAGGTTCAAGGATGGTGAGAGAGAGGTTAAGGTACAGAGCATATGCCTTGAGGAGGATGCTGCTAGGCTTATAGGCGATGATTCACGTGTAAGAACATATGCTCTTGATAGGTTAGGAATACCACTTGTAGAGATAGCGTTGGAGCCAGTAACTGGTACACCAGGCGAGATAACCAATGTTGCATTAACACTTGGTAGGCTACTTAGGGCAACTAGGAGGGTTGCTAGGGGGTTAGGGAGCATAAGGCAGGATGTCAATATCTCAATAGAGGGAGGGGGTGTGGTAGAGGTGAAGGGTGTACAGAGGCTTGATCAACTAAAGAAGGTGATAGAGTATGAGATGAAGAGGCAGCATGGGTTGAAGATCATAGCAGAGAGGCTTAGAGGCATGGGTATCAGCATAAACGAGCCTCCAACTATAGTTGATGTGAGCAGGTTGTTCAGCAACACAGAATCAAGGGTGATAAGGAGTGTACTTGCTCATGATGCTAGTAATGATGGCAACAGTAACAGTAGCAGTAGTAGCAGTAATGGAGGAAGCACTAATAGTAGTAGTGGTGGTGTGGTTAAGGCATTAGCACTCAAGGGTTTTGCTGGGATGCTTGCATATGAACCATATGAGGGTATAAGGCTTGGAAGGGAGTTAGGCGAGCTTGTAAGGTTCTATGGTCTTGGAGGTATCTTCCACTCTGATGAGTTACCAGCATATGGGATAAGCAAGGATGAGGTTGATGCAGTTAGAAGGATGCTTATGCTTAACAGCAATGATGCATTCATACTGCTTGCTGGAAGGGAGGAGAGCGTTGATGGTGCAATGCATGCTATAGTTGAACGGTTAAAGCAAGCATTGATAGGTGTACCAGCAGAGACTAGGGCAGCAACACAGGATGGAAGAACGGTCTACAGTAGACCAAGACCTGGAGCAGCAAGGATGTACCCTGAGACAGATATACCACCCATAGCAATAAGCAAGGAGATGCTCTCTAGGTTAAGGGAGAGTAGCATACCAAAGACATGGGATGAGTATGTGGATGAACTGAGCAAGAGGTATAGAATAAACAGGGTCCTTGCAGAGAAGATATTCGACTCTGACCATCTAGATCTATTTGAGCGTATAGCAGAATCAACAGGAATACAGGCAAGCTTCATAGCATCAACCCTTACAGAGACCATAGTTAGTCTTGAGAGGCAAGGCTTGGATTCATCAAGGCTTAAGGATGAGCATGTAGAGGATGCATTTGCAAGGGTAGCAAGGGGAGAGGTAGCCAAAGAATCTATAGCAAGTATATTTGAGGTTATAATGCAGGGCAAAGCAGATAGTGTAGATAAGGCCATAGATATGCTAGGGTTAAGAGCAGTCAGTGATGAGGAACTCTCAAGTATGCTAGATGGTATAATAGGGGAGAATTACAACGTATTGAAGGAGAAGGGTGATAAAGCCTTAGGCATGCTCATGGGTATAGCAATGAAGAGGTTAAGAGGGAGAGTAGATGGCAATAAGGTCAATGCATTACTTAAGAGGAAGATAGAGGAGATAACTGGAAAGAAGTAACCTTATAATGAGCAAGAGAAGAGTTTTAGTCTTATATAAGGATAGTGTGTATCTACCACATACTTACTAATCCTTTTTACATGATATGTGCAATAACCATGTGTGATAAACAGGAAGATGAGTAATAATAAGGTAACACATGGTAACGATACATATGCAGATGATGATCTAAGGAGAAGGATGCTATGGGATGCATTACAAGGAGCACTATCCATGCTTGGGGAGAGTTCAATGAAGGCAATAATACATCATCTAAGCAAGAGGGGAGTAAGCATAAACAATATAAGCATCAAGGAGTTAGAGGTTGTACTATACTCCTTGTTTGGTGATGGTGCAAACGTGATAATGCGTGAGATGTATAAGAGATTGGAGAAGGAAGAGCATCCTGAACTAGTCCTAGATGATGCTAGTGCTGCAGCATAAACCTAGTGAGTAATAGTCTAGTAGAGGGCTTCAATAGATGCTCAACAAACCAGTACTAAACAAATACTACCCCTCATCATGTATTAATAAAGGTTTTATATCGCTTTTGAGTGTTTGATATGTGTCCCTAGTTAAGATAAGGGTAAAGGCAGGTATGAATGAGGTGGAGATAGAGTCACCCATAGACTCATTACCCCATGTTATAGATGCCATACCATCTATACTTAGCAAGATTCAGAAGCATGATGCTAATAATATGCAAGGCAATCAATATGACAATGCGTATCCTGTTAACCCTACCAATAATCAAGACAAGGTTGATGTGCAAGATATACCAGAGATAAAGATAGAGAAGGGTGACTCTCTTAGCGATATAATAGTGAAGATA includes the following:
- a CDS encoding diaminopimelate decarboxylase family protein, encoding MEYTNKELGEHKSKLQLVQEINLNLNRFMSDDELYEAIEKFGTPLYIIDEETLHRKVRELLDAYKGFKGKRQIAYSVKANFNPSVIRAFIKDAIMFDLTSLGELYFYTRCGGDASAVIYTSVAEEEDEYLQVLKAGVGRVVVSSYNGLLNLISAASRLGIRPRTMIRINPEIAVKAEVKASYRHGKFGVPFNTNARDSATNMIKRIMQDNMLEFEGFHFHLGSQITDYTCFTHALDRLDAFITNMKKIYPNFTFNTIDIGGGTPVSYGEYVPTPAEMASSIVDKLNRIAENHNNNFTLVIESGRYLTAESTILVSRIVNTKEYTNDRFLIVDSGYHILLDAALLKQEYPQEVFPSKDDNSSSNSSSNSDYSNNSNGNSSNYHSKYDARSCNGNNSNHNESYTPVRTHLVGRLCDTYDIFPISKASRLNGAKKNRYIVFYNVGAYSIVFNMPFHCQTKPPILMKMSDGRLVLVRKPTTIEHLFLEEGGDML
- the pstA gene encoding phosphate ABC transporter permease PstA, giving the protein MNVGKKYKDNGSSSSRDVQMIELEGSVEKGRIRRKSRYAIISEYGLQTYLLISVCVSVMVLTVLLVNVVLNGVERLSPNLLFNYASSNVDEAGMRAAILGSLYTVALAIAIALPLGIATGLYLNEYGGGNLVSKIVYATLTNLAGVPSVIFGLVALSFLSYTLGLGRSIIVGSIALAFLVLPLITVTTIESARMVPSTHRLAAYALGARKYQVVFKVVLPQIIPTALTSSILALSRAMGEAAPILVISGLIFVRRDPLSIFDEFTVMPLQIYNWVSRPQQAFIELSAAGIIILLLILLTLNFIAIYLRNRLQSRVVE
- a CDS encoding PstS family phosphate ABC transporter substrate-binding protein, which produces MNRNIAIAAVIAAVAVGVVVGVIGTVGIGTKTGTAPTTPAGTSTPAEAPVQVPTQTPVTRLSGSIVIDGSSTVYPITEAIAEEFSKKNPDVKVTVGISGTGGGFKRFTLGETDINDSSRPITDKERAAAKENNIRWVEIPIALEGLSIVVHRDNNLFPNDCISIEELREIWKPDSTIKKWSDLNPAYPAQEIRLYGAGPDSGTFDYFTEHVVGKARASRTDYIPSEDDNVLVQGVSTDRYSLGYIPLAYAEHAQDRLKILKVSKEKNGECIFPDGKSIIQGTYPLSRPLFIHVNYDKIQSRQELKEFVLFYLSNAKSAAEKVGYIPLSDTYYKDAIRLINEGRYTPDDDKTFVSIYKEGL
- a CDS encoding acylphosphatase — its product is MSLKKIRAHVYVKGKVQGVYFRQNMRNVARKYNVHGWVRNLKDGRVEAVLEGDEDAVHQVIEWCHIGPSGARVDDVDVMYEEYRGEFNSFEILY
- the pstC gene encoding phosphate ABC transporter permease subunit PstC, producing the protein MGKANEQMKKGDRDSRPLFLGKNSSNLIDVMVKYLLLSAALFTIIAIIIIVYSLASESLSFFLHIPAHEFFFGTRWAAFFDDKSFGVLPLLAGTMLTTAIALSLAIPVGIGSAIFLSEYAAPSLRRVVKPILEMLAGIPTVVYGYFALYFITPNLQYFIPDLYTYNALAAGIAMGIMIIPTIASLSEDAFYAVPQSLKAAGYALGARKSTVVMRIVIPYTLSAIVAIIILGMGRAIGETMIVTIAAGLKPTLTLNPFESVMTMTSAIAQAATGDAPRGTVEYTSLFAIALYLFAIVAILNLISSYIKRRWEIRV
- a CDS encoding 50S ribosomal protein L2; the encoded protein is MGKRILVQRRGKGGKQFQANSIGKIAPVGYPLYTDGEEHVGEVVDIVHETGRAAPLARIRLDDGRYCYIPALQGMHVGAKIRFNSQPQPLTVNSLGEIPDGTTVCLVERNVGDGGKLVRSAGSSAIVFSHSGSTVTLRMPSGKFITLDAKCRGVIGSIAGGGRLEKPFLKAGAKWYAMRARSKKWPIVRGVAMAAPFHPHGGGRHQHPGKQTSVARNAPPGRKVGHIAPRKTGRGRVKRGA